DNA from Lemur catta isolate mLemCat1 chromosome 7, mLemCat1.pri, whole genome shotgun sequence:
CGCGGCGCCGTCCCCACTGGCCCCGCCCCCGTGCCGGGCCGCCATTTGTCTGCGGCCGCGGGATTGGTCGCCCGGCTCCCGCgagggggggagggaggcagcgcGCACTCGCGCGTGCGTGAGCTGGCGCGCGAGGAAGGCCCGGTCGCGCCGAGGCTCGAGCGGCCGTCGCCATTTTGTAGGGTTCTCTCTGACGCGGGAGCCGCCGCCACCGGGAGGTGAGAGGGCgtcttgtgtgtgtgtcaggggagCCCGGGGGCAGGCCAGGCCGAGCCTCCCGCGGACTGGGATGGCCGAGGGTTTGCGTTTCTCCTCTCGCTGCGGGAGGTCCGGGGAAGACAACGGGAGGAGGCGGGGCCGGGTCTCCGgaagggggcggggcaggggtcGGGTCGAGTCTTTGTTGGGGCCAAGGAGCTGGAGGTTGCGCCGCTGGGCGGGGGACGGTCCCGGTTTGGGGCGAAGGGGACCTTTTTATTCTTAGTCTCTTGAAAGGCGATGTCTCTCGGAGGAGAGGTACACAGATTTCCCTCCAAAATCTTGTTACCGGGCGCTCCGATAGATGCCTCTTGCCTTCTGCTTgggcttttctctttcctccctatTTTAAGACAGGAACAGCTAATCCTGTTACTTAAATGCGCTCCGTTTCACGGAGGTGATGGTCTGTGCTATGCATGCTGACCCCTGAGCTCCTGTTTGCAGGTCACACATAGCTAACACTTCCCCTTAAGAACAAACCGTTCTTCCTCTGTTGAGGAAGAATAATGAACGTCAGTGTGAGTGAGGGTCTTGAAGGTGCCGAGAACTTTGGAGGATTAAACTAAAATGCTGCAGTGCACTGAAATTTCCCACCCCACTTTGaaatcttgtttttctcttccaggCTCTCGTCAGGATGGTGAAGCTTTTCATCGGAAACCTGCCTCGGGAGGCCACAGAGCAAGAGATCCGCTCACTCTTCGAGCAGTATGGGAAGGTGCTGGAATGTGACATCATTAAGAACTACGGCTTTGTGCACATAGAGGACAAGACGGCCGCCGAGGATGCCATACGCAACCTGCACCACTACAAGCTTCATGGGGTGAACATCAACGTGGAAGCCAGCAAGAATAAGAGCAAAGCTTCAACCAAGTTACATGTGGGCAACATCAGTCCCACTTGTACCAACCAAGAGCTTCGGGCCAAGTTTGAGGAGTATGGTCCAGTCATCGAATGTGACATCGTGAAAGATTATGCCTTCGTACACATGGAGCGGGCAGAGGATGCAGTGGAGGCCATCAGGGGCCTTGATAACACAGAGTTTCAAGGTGAACTGGTCTGGGGCCTGGGTGGCAGAACTGAGTGGGGTCTAGCTCAAGACAGAGGCAAGAATACAAGACCATGGGACTGGCAGGGTGGTCTCTTCCCTTCTATTTTAGATGGAAATAATAGATTACATTTACCACTCCTAAGTATAATTTACTTTGGGGGAAGCAAACACTTCTCCTTTTCAGGTTTGCTAAGGTGTTCCTCAGCAGCTGTGTAGAATCACAAACTGTGGGTTACTTTATTCTGCAggcttcattcatttgtttttgaatgCTGTCAGAAGTTTAATCTGCCTGGGCAAATGAGTACCTCATGGGAGATGGGAGGATAAAGGTCTGGCTTACCTGCTTATTTTGTTATGACCAGGAAGCCTTATATTTGAGGTTTTCAACGTTTAGCACTTATATTTTTTACTGCCTTGGGTGATGGGTAGTGgtgggaaagaataaaaaagacatttagaGAAATCTCTATAATATAGATTTGGGGGAGTCTCTTTTGGGTGCTGAAATTTGTTCAGTCTGTGGACTAAACAAGCAgggtcaaaaaaaaagaaaacaaaaacatgccATGGACTATTGTGCTCCACCTACTATTATTTAACctgaatggaaaaagaaggaaatttctaAAAGTATCAGATTGGATGGGAATGATAGTCCTGCTTCTGAAGAGAGTCCAGTAAGGGCATCACAGCTCGTGTCATGTTATTTATGCCAGTAATATTGTTACATGCATTGTCATTAATATCACAAAGAGGTTGCCTGAAGATTCTCTAGAACTGTGCTAATAtggtagccacatgtagctagtacatttaaattaattaaaattaagtaaaattttaaaatccgtTTTTCAGTTGTACCAGAACATTTCAAGCATTCAGTAGTCTTATGAGGCTAATGGTTACCATATTAGTGCAGATATAAAACACTCCCATCATCATAGAGAGTCCTTTTGATTAAAGTTGTTAGACAAGTTTTTTGTTAGCGGTATCATTGTGGACCACATGTTCACAGTCACTTTTGTGGTTCCTAAGTCAACACCCCTTTTCCTGAGTGCCATTAATGCGGTTGTTACGAAGTACTTAAGGGTCCTTTGCTAAACttagaaaagagaatgagaaaagaaataatgggagaagaagaaaacttGACCAGAAAAGGATAAGAAAGCTTGCAAGTAGTAGAGAGGGGTAGCGGAACACCATAAAGCATCTCTGGCTTCAGCCTTGGCCTTTAGCTGTCCTTTAAAGCATAGGGCCAAAGTTGCAGGTACTTGATTCCATTAACTAGTcgtatgaccttggacaattcttttaacctctctgtgcttcattttcccCACTTATAAAATAGAGTTAATGATCTCTGCCATACCTCCCTCACAGGATGGTAGTGAGGCTAGCATGTGGTAATAACTGTGAACGTGTTTTGACAGTAAAAGCACTATGTGGTGAAAGGTGAGTGCTGTTTGCAACTACGGTGTTTGTCTTCTggttatttaaaatgtgatagTGAAGCTTTCCTTGtttatgtacttttttatttatattttatcttcaatTATTTTGGAATGCTGTTGCATTTCAACTTGAAAAAGTATTCTTAACTATTTTATTTGATGGGAAGGAAAACACGGTGGGAGACTGGGAAAGGAAGGCTTTCTCTTGGCAGGTAACAAGCAACatgtaaaagaatataaagtcaGGTACAAATTCTGCAGAGGTATTCTAGTCACAGAATACAGCATGCCCTTGCCTTTTTAATACACAGCCGAATAAAAGGAAAGGGGCAAATGTATGTTAATTGGGGAGGAGGTGGCTTAGGATGAGCGCGCCTTAACAGGGCAGGTGTGATTACTTTAGGAAGTGGGCATCTGAGTAACTCAGTGGGACGGCcatgagatttttaaaaccatCACTTCCTTAGAAAGTGCAGACACTAAAatgaattgagaaagaaaaattcttcatttgGTTTCCATGTTTTTAGCTTGGCTCCTCTGGAGAGAGCACTCTTCTCTGAGTTAGACATACAGACATTTTTGTAACTAGCTCTGGTTTTCTTTCCCCTACATGACAAGGGAAAGTTTAGTATTGGATGATAAGTTGTAGTTTTAGATCTGTTTGTAGTTCATAAGCGTGATGATTGGGTGTTCATTCGCATGTGTCAGATGTGCCTCAAACCTTGTTATGGCATGGGCACGTTACCCATCTGATGTGGGGGAAAACATTGCAGCTTTACAGAAGATACAGTCTAGATACCAGTTGgagctattttttaatttcagtcatCTAATGAAGCCTTTTCTGTCATCTACTAATGAAGGTAGCTTCTTAAAAGTGCCACATTAGGCATCTTTTGAACCTTTATTTCTCTATGTTAATAGCTGCCATTTAGACTTCTGTGCAAGTCATTTTACATATGACTTCTGAAAGGAAGCAGCAGAATCCGAGTTTACCTGACTCTTCCAGTTCAAGCAGCATTGAACTGAACCACTGTTTACTTAACACACACAGTTTGCATTGGAACACCCTAAGGAAGCTATTCCCAGGTAACAACTCAGGCAGTGGAATTGGGAAGGATATATGAGAGTTCAGGtgtctcattttttccccatatgtAAACAAGTATTAAGTGAGAGTACTGCTGTATATCAGCTACATCCCCATCCCTCTCTCAGTCTTGGCACTTGATAGCTCAGAAATTAGGACCCCAAGTTTCTCACCTCAGCATTTTAATGCTCTTTTCTCTTCcagctttcaaaagaaaatacttttattggGCTGGTTTTCTGGAAAATGTTGGCAGCAGATTTCAGTAACTTTTGAAGGTCTCAGAAAATCTT
Protein-coding regions in this window:
- the LOC123642880 gene encoding RNA-binding protein 4B isoform X2, which codes for MVKLFIGNLPREATEQEIRSLFEQYGKVLECDIIKNYGFVHIEDKTAAEDAIRNLHHYKLHGVNINVEASKNKSKASTKLHVGNISPTCTNQELRAKFEEYGPVIECDIVKDYAFVHMERAEDAVEAIRGLDNTEFQGWWSHEAYRIAASRTRSVKERITANRGGGLF